The segment GATGTCTTAATCGAGCACGCAGGTGAGGTACGATCTATGACCTGGATCGCGAAAGTACGATCGAAAAAACTCGATCGATCCTGCTACCGATTGCAGCAACTCCTCTGGGATCACGGATTTGGACAGGATAGTACCGATGGGATTTCTGTGCCAGAGCCGATCGGGGTGGTTCCTCAATGGCGGATGTGGCTTCAGTGCAAAGTCCCTGGCATTCTAGCAACTGAGGTCATCTCAACAGCGGCAGGAACAGAACTTGCAAAAGGGATTGCAGATGCAGCACACAAACTCCATCGTGCTTGGATTCTGCCGAAACGTTGTCATGGCATTGAGGAAGAAATGGCGATTTTGCACGATCGCTTATCTCGAGTCATCGTGCAATACCCTCACTGGCAAACCCGGCTAGAACAAGTTTTAGCTCAATGCGATCGCTTAGCCAGTTCAATTTCATCGAATTTGATCTGCGGCATTCATCGCGATTTTTACCCGGATCAAGTGCTGGTCGATGGATCGCGGCTCTATTTGCTAGATTTTGATTTATTTGCAGGCGGTGACAGAGAGCTTGATATTGGCAATTTCAATGGACATCTCATTGAACAAAGCTTGCGTTTATTGGGTGATCCGAATGCTCTAGCAACTCAGCAAGCTGCACTTAGCGATCGCTTTATTCAGATTAGCGGTGAAGCAACTCATCATGCGATCGAAGTGTATACTACTCTGACGTTAGTCCGGCATATCTACCTCAGTACGCAATTTCCGGAACGTCAGCCTTTTACAGAAGCGATTTTGGAACACTGCGAGCATCGATTGAAGCAACCGTCTTTGGTGCTGAGATAATCGCCCTCAGGTTGAAGGTCGCATCGATTGAATCTTGGACTGTCTATGACTCATACCAAATTGAAAAATGTTTGCGACCAATGCCTTGTGAATGGAATTCGCTAGGACATCAAGTGTCGCGATCAAAAATTGATTAGGTATCAGTTTCTTCGCTTTGGCATAATGGTGGCAGAAATAGTTTTAGGAATGTTTCCAACGATCGAACTCGCTCAATCTGAATCTTTCGCTCCTTAATCTCGATAACAATGCCAGCAACGATCCAATTGATGTGGGTACACTCCGCACAACCGTTAGCTTCTGAATCGGGCATTTGAATCAACGACACAGTAAGAATATTAGGAATATTGGCGGTGCTGAATTGTTTCTTTTTCTTGAATCCATAGCTTATCAAGAAGTAGAAGCCGTTAAAGTAGAAACATCTGATCTCGGCGGAGAGATTCTTATGGTTGCGAGTCCCCAATTCTCTTTGAGTCCTGAAGAATATCTCGAATGGGAAGAACGGCAGGAAATTCGCTATGAGTATCTAGAGGGTGAAGTATACCCGATGACAGGCGGAACACTTCCGTACAGTGAAATTGCTGTTAACTTTGTTACTGTGTTAAAAAGCCATTTGCGGGGGCATGGCTGTCGCGTTTTTAGTTCTGACGCAAAAGTTAGAATCAGCGAGAAAGGTCCTTTCTTTTATCCTGATGCAACTGTGACTTGCGATGAGCGCGATCGTACTGCATTAAAATTTGCTGAACATCCTTGCATGATTGCTGAAGTCCTCTCACCCACTACTGAATCTTACGATCGCGGTAAAAAGTTCGCAAAATACCGCCAACTGAAAAGCCTAAAAGAATATGTCTTAATTAGCTCTGATACTATCAATGTTGAGATTTTCCGATTGAATGAGAAAGAGAAATGGGAACTGACTGCTTATGCTGAAGGAGATGAAATTGAGCTGACTAGTATTAATTACAAATTCCCGATCGAGCTTCTCTACGAAGACATTATGCTAGTTCCTGCTGAGGAGGAAGAATCGCGATCGCTCATACTAGAAGTGCAGGATCTCTAGAACATCATGCTGAAGGAAAAAATAAAGCAAGAGTTAGAGGATGTTTGAAAAGACCATCAAGGGGGTAAAAAAGCTCTCCGGTTATCAGCTGTAAATACATCAAAAATACAGCGCCGATGATAAAGTTTACGATTCTGCTTTATAGGAATAGTTAGTAGCACAGTCAAAGTCATTGCTTCTGAATCCGCAGACAGGTTGTCTACTAGGAAAGTACTGCGATTGTTCAAGTGCCGTAGTGCTATTGAGCCTGTGATTGGACAGAGCAAAGGCGGCTACTGTTGCTGTACTGAATTCTTGAATCGATAATTCAGTAAATTTGCCGTTTCATGCGTTTAGCAAAACTGCATCCAAGTCGATTGAACTATAGATAATACTTATCATATTGTGAAGATTATATTTGAAGAGTGCCTAGACACCGTAAATCTATTGAGTTATGGTCTTAAGTATGTTTTTAGATTACGTAAAAATAATTAGAAATTTCAAGCGTTATGCGAGAGCCACCTTCAACCGTTCAGGCGATATACGATAAAAGTGCGCCTAGTTGGGTCAGACATGAGCCGACAATTCTATCAGACTTTACCGCTCGTCCACCAACCTTGGATTTTTGCGGGAACGTTACTGGAAAGCGAGTTCTGGATTTAGGGTGTGGAGAAGGATACTGTGCGCGACAACTCAAAGAACGAGGAGCAGCATCCGTTTTCGGCATTGATATTTCTCCAGAGATGATTGAGCGCGCCCAAATTCAAGAGCGCCAATCTCCTCTAGGTATTCAGTATCAGGCTGGTAGCGCAACCGACCTAAAAGCATTAAAGACAGAGAGCTTTGACCTAGCGGTTGCAGTCTTTTTGTTTAACTATCTTTCGATCGATGAAATGCTCTGTGTGATGCAAGAAGTTCATCGGTTACTGATTGTCGGGGGAGATTTTATCTTTGTCGTTCCCCATCCGATGCTAGCATTCACTCACCGTCAGTCTGCGCCATTCTACTTCGACTCCGAATCTCAAGGATACTTCTCAGGACGCGACCATGCTTTCACTGGAAAGATTTGGCGGCGCGATGGAATTGCATTAGATGTGCGTAGTTTTCATAAAGTCTTCTCAGACTACTTTACAGCCCTAAAAACGGCTGGATTCACAGCCATGCCTGAACTGCAAGAACTCACTGTTACGCCTGAGTTACTTGAGCTAGATTCGTCTTTCTTTGAGCCTGTTGTTGATATTCCGCTCCACTTACTGATGCGAGTGACCCGTTCATCATAACTTCCATGATTCAATCCTTAACTAAGGCTCAGAACCAGGTCGATCTCATCCGTGATCAGGACTGGACAAGAGCCGATATGCTGCGATCGTCTCAATGGCAACTGACAATTCCGGCAGTCGTTTTCCAGGAATTTCATCGGGCATCTGCAGATCCGTCTGCTGGTTTGCAACACCTCGATCAGCTTGCCCGCACCATTCAGCAAGAACTGTTTGATGGGAGTGGCATCGTCTTGCTGCGGGGCGTTCCCCTCAATTTTAGTGAATTGGTCTGCCGCAACTTTTACTTGGCATTGGGTCAACGAATTGGTAAACCCATCGATCGCTATGGTCTGGTTTATGACGTAACAGATTTGGGGCGATCGTATCAAACTAGCCGAATTCCTATTTCTCAGACGAATGCCGAAACGTCTTTTCACACTGACAGCAGCGCGATCGATTGTTTGCCAGATGTTGTGGGTTTGATGTGTCTTCGTCCTGCGCTATCGGGTGGAGAGTCGCAAGTGGTGAGTGTCCCTGCTGTTTATCAGCGCCTAGCAGCAAGTGATCCGAAGGTGATATCGCTTCTTCATCAGGACTACATTCGCGATATTGTTACCCCAGGATCTGTGTTTTCGTTAGAAAACTTACGAAAAAACCAGTTTCCTATCTTTTCTCACCAAGGACGGCGCGGTTTAACGTTTCGCTATATGCGCTACTGGATTGAGCGCGGTCATCAAAAAGCAGGAGCTTTACTGGATGCAGCGCAGACGGCAGCATTCGATGCGCTCGATCGCACTTTATGCGCTGAAGATCTGGTTCTGCAATTTAAGCTCGAAGCGCGAGACATCCTGTGGGTCAACAACTTCAAAGTGGCTCACAACCGAACGAACTATCAAGATTATGCTGAGCCTGATCAGAAACGTTTATTGCTACGGATGTGGCTCGAACAAGTTTGAATCCGATTCTGTTTCCGTTTGATTGATCAGTTTTGTAAGTATGCTTTGTCCTTGTTCCATTCATCCAGATCTCCCTAACCCCTATGCACAATGCTCTTCCCCCGTTCAAGCGAACGATCCTGAAATTCAATCGTGAAGTTGGGCAATCGGTTGTTTCGATTCGACAAGATTTAGCATCCGTAGAGTCTGGGGCATGTGAGCCACCAAGCACTCCTGCTGAGGCTAGAATGGCGCTCAATCAATTCATGCAGTCGCATCCGTTCTGGCAGAACTCGCTCTTTCAAGCTTGTCGCTCCGGTAGCCTCTCTCAATCAGATTTTCAACTGATCTTTGCCCAATACTCGCTCTACTCTCAAAATTTCACGCGCTACCTTGCCGGGCTAATGGCAAATATGGAGTTCGATGCGTTGCGGGTCAAACTGATTGATAATCTTTGGGAAGAGAGCGGTGGAACTAATCCAGACGAGCGGCACACAGAGATTTTTCACCAGTTTCTTCGAGAAGGGTTGAATGTTGATACTTCTCAAATTCAATATTTAGATTCCACGGTTTTGTTCGTCAAAGAGTATCTAGATTTTTGTTTGCGATCGTCTGCCTCCTTAAGCAGCGCATTTCTTTCACTAGGAACAGAAGCGATTGTGCCTCGAATGTACGGCATCTTTGTAGAAGGTCTGCTCAAAGCGGGTATTCCAGAAACACATCTTTATTTCTTTAAGCTTCATATGGAGGTGGACGATGCCCATGCAGAGACACTTGAGGAAATTATGATGGCTTATTCGGACAAACCCTACTGGTTTATTCAGTGTCAGCAGTCGATCGACTTTGCTTTGTCGTTGCGAATGCGATTTTTCGAGCAACTTTACCTGTATATTTCTTGAACTTTGCGGTGCAGTACGTTCAGACCTAGGGCAGGTACTATTACCTTCACAAAGTAGTGCTAGGTCGAGGTGTTTTACTATCTTGAGAGCAATGTTCGCGATCGTGCGTGGACGCGAGGTTTTGATCTCGATCAGTGGAACGAGTGAATTGCGATATCCTTGAAGGAATCACCTCAGTTCTCACCCATCGGATAGATGTTACAGAGTCGCCAGGAGAATAATTCTCTTTACATTACCCTCGCGATCGCGTTTGCGATTGCCGCTACGCTGTTATATCCTGGACTCGCCCAGAACTTGCTGACCGCTGCTGGATTTATTCCTCACGGTCACTGTTATTTGTGGAAACCAGAATTAGTTTGGCTCCATGTTGCGACCGATACGATTATTGGGATCTGCTACGTCGCGATTTCGGCGACGCTTGCGTATCTCGTGTATCGAACCCGCCGAGAAATTCCCTTTCATTGGATCTTTCTCGTTTTTGGTGCATTTATCGTCGCCTGTGGTGCAACCCATTTCATGGAGGTCGTCACACTCTGGAATCCGATGTATTGGCTATCAGGTGATATCAAACTGCTGACAGCACTCGCTTCAATTTCTGCTGCACTGACGTTACCCCCACTCGTTCCCAGAGTCGAAAACCTGCTGAAAATGCTGAAACTGGCTGAGGAGCGACGGCAACAGTTAGAAGTCGCACAGCAAAATAATGCTGCTCAAACTTGGCTCAAGTCGAATGTGGCAGAACTGAGCCAGAGACTGCAAGGGCAACGAGATCTAACCAGTACTGCGGCAAGCGTGCTTTCTCATTTCTGTTCTCTGGTAGAAGCGCAACAAGGCGTATTCTACTGGCTCGAGCAAGACTCAGGCGTGCCTGTGCTGAAATTAGTTGGCAGCTATGCAAGTCAAGCCTCAGCACAACTCAAACCCCAGCTCCAACTGGGAGAAGGGCTAATTGGGCAATGTGCGATCGATAAGAAATCTTTACTGCTGAGTGATATTCCTAGTGATTATCTTCAAATTAGTTCCGGCTTAGGCAATGCCTCTCCTCGGCAACTGATTGTTCTGCCTGTGTTGTTTGAGTCTGAAGTAGTCGCAGTGATTGAGCTTGCTTCATTTCAGCCGTTTAGTGAAATTTCGCTGACTTTTCTGGATGAGGCAAGTAAGATTTTGGGCGTCGTGCTGACAACGATCGCGGCAACGGCTCGGACAACAGAATTACTCGCACAGTCTCAAGCGCTGACGCAAGAGCTACAACGCCAGCAAACTGAGCTTCAAGATACGAATTGCCGATTAGAAGAACAAGCAGAAGAACTGAAAGTCTCTGAAGCTCAGTTACGCGAGCAGCAAGAAGAATTACAGCAGACCAATGAACAGTTGCAAGAGTTGAATGTAGAGCTAGAAGAGAAAGCGGCACAACTTGCACTCAGTTCACGCTATAAATCTGAATTTCTCGCCAACATGTCGCATGAGCTACGAACTCCGCTCAATAGTTTATTGATTCTGGCAAATTTGCTCAGCGAGAACCGCGATGGTAATTTGACAGCAAAACAAGTTGAATATAGCCAAACCATTTATGCGGCGGGCAATGATTTGCTCGATCTGATCAACGATATTTTAGACCTTGCCAAAATTGAATCGGGTAAATTGTCGATCGAGCTACAACCCATCTCATTTCCCAATTTGAAGATAGCCCTCGAACAAATCTTTCAGCAGGTCGCTTTGAGTAAAGGATTAGACTTTACGATTGCGCTCGATCCGCACCTGCCAACCAACTTTACGACCGATCCAAAACGACTTCAACAAATTCTCAGAAATCTGTTATCGAATGCTTTTAAGTTTACTCAACGAGGAAGCATTGAGATCAGCATAGCGGCTGAATCCTCTGAGATTGCATTCTCCGTAAAAGATACCGGAATTGGGATTCCGGCTCATAAGCAGACTGCGATTTTCGAGGCATTTCAGCAAGCCGATGGAACGACCAGTCGTAAGTATGGTGGGACAGGATTAGGACTGTCGATTAGTCGAGAACTCGCCATGCTTTTGGGGGGAAGATTGACGGTTACGAGTCAAGAAAATCAGGGCAGTACGTTTACGCTCTATTTGCCGATTGTTGAAACGGTGCAGCCTGCGATCGTGCCTGAGACCAGTGAGCGTTCTATGACTAGGGCCGTTGCAGACGATCTCGCATCACTGCAACCGGAGGATGCTGTTTTGCTGATTGTTGAAGATGACTTAAACTTCGCCTACAGCTTGCTAGAAATCGCTCATCAACAAGGCTTTAAGGGGCTAATTGCGACACAAAGTGACAGAGCGCTTGAACTTTTACGACAGTTTCAACCTGTGGCAATGATGCTGGATGTCTACCTGCCGGATGGCAACGGATTGAGTATCTTAAACTACTTGAGATCAAATCCTCAACATGATCTGCCTGTCTATGTGCTGTCAGGAGATGACTATTTAGAGCGCAGTTTACAGCTTGGTGCGATCGCATATTTGCAAAAACCCGCTACGCTAACTGCACTGAATGAGGCTTTTTCGATCCTCAAACAGTTTTTAGCTGATCGAGTCAAGCAGCTTTTAATCATTGAGGACGATCCAACGCAGGCTGAAAGTCTATGTGAATTGCTCAAACAGGATCAGGTACAAATTGCGATCGCCCGATCCGGAGTACAAGCTTTAGAAATGCTGCAATCGACAGAATTTGATTGTGCTGTTTTAGACTTAATGCTGCCGGATCGAGACGGATTTGAGTTACTTGAAGACATCAAAACTCATTATCCAACCTTGGCAATTGTGGTCTATACCGCAAAAGAATTGACGCTTGAAGAAGAAGCTCGACTGAAGCGACTCGCCGAAACCATCATTATCAAAGATGCGCGATCGCCCGAGCGCTTGTCTGATGAAATGATGCTCTTTCTCCATCAAGTTCAACTCAAATCAGTTCAATCTCAATCGTTCACTCAGTCATTGCAGCCCTCTGATGCAATTCTGGTTGGAAAAAAAGTCTTAATTGTCGATGATGATGTCCGCAATATTTTTGCGATTACGAGTCTGCTAGAAGAATATGACATGGAAGTCCTCTATGCAGAGAATGGTCGGACTGGGCTGCAAGTCTTGAATCAGAATCCAGACATCCATCTTGTATTGATGGATATTATGATGCCAGAAATGGATGGGTACGATGCGACTCGTGCAATTCGAGCACAACCCCGCTTCAAATCGCTGCCCATCATTGCCCTGACAGCAAAGGCAATGAAAGACGATCGAGAACAATGTTTAGCAGCAGGCGCGTCAGATTACATTACAAAGCCGCTCAATTTAGATCAACTGATCTCGCTCTTGCGGGTTTGGCTATCGACTTAAGGTGCTGTATTCACGGGTGTCGTTGACCCAAGCTGTAACGCATAGAGATTGGCATAGATCCCTTGCTGGTCTAGTAATTCTTGATGGGTTCCATGTTCTACAATCTGTCCACCTTGTACGACTAGCACTTGATCTGCTTGAGTCACTGTACTAAGTCGATGAGCAATTACAAAACTCGTTCGATTTTGCAATAACCGAGCGATCGCATCTTGTACCAGTGCCTCAGTCCGCGTATCAATGCTACTGGTTGCTTCGTCTAAAATCAAAATCCGAGGCTGAATCAACACAGCACGCGCAATACTAATCAACTGGCGTTGACCTTGACTGAGCATTGCTCCTCGCTCACCGAGATAGGTCGAATACCCTTTCGGCAAGGTAGTAATCAGTTCATGCACATTGGCAATCTGGGCGGCAGATTCAATCTCAGCGTGAGTGGCATCTGGACGACCAAACGCAATATTTTCGGCAACCGTTCCACTAAACAAGACCGTATCTTGTAAAACAATACCAATCTGACGACGTAAACTCGCTTGAGTCACTGATCGAACATCAATTCCATCAATCAGCACTGCTCCCTCGGTCACATCATAGAAGCGCAGAATTAAATTAATGATGGTACTTTTTCCCGCTCCAGTTGCGCCGACAAGCGCGATCGTTTGTCCAGGTTTTGCTAGCAAGTTCACTTGATTCAAAACGCGCTGGTTAGGCGTGTAGCCAAAAGCAACATTCTGGAATTTGACCTCGCCTTGAATCGGGGGCATCTCGATCGCATTCGGTGCATCGTTTAACTGCGAGGGTTCATCCAGTAAACTAAAAATTCGTTCCAGTCCTGCTAAAGCCGATTGTGCCTGAGTATAAAACTGGCTCAAAATCTGAATCGGTCTGAAGAACTGCTGCACATAAATCAAGAATGCCGTGACGACTCCGACGGTTGCTTGCCCGCTGACGGCTAGATACCCACCATAGGCAAGGACACCCGCAGTTGCTAGAGTATTGAGAAAATCGATCGAAGGTAAAAATGCAGCCGTAATCGCAACAGCTTCAATATTGGCATCGCGATTTGCCGCATTCAATTGATCAAATTCGTCAATATTCAACTGCACCCGGTTAAATGCTTGGGCTTCCCGCACGCTGCCAATATCTTCTTCGAGCTTGGTTGAGAGTTCTCCGATCGTTTTACGTGTAACTCGAAATCGCGATCGCGCCCATCGTGAAAAGAGCGCAGTCGTGAGAATCATCAACGGCACAACAAAATTGCTAACTAATCCAAGCTGAAGATTGATTGACAACATCGCAATGATAATGCCGATCAAACTAAACAAATTCCCCAACATTTGCGCGATCGTTTGACCAAAGGCTTGGTTGACGGTACTTACATCATTGAGCAACCGACTCATCAAATCGCCTGCTTCACTACGATCGAAATAGCTCAAGGGTAAGCTTTGTACCTTAGTAAAAATATCTTGCCTCAATTGCGCGAGAACATGCTGCACAATCCAACCGACCCGGACAATCTGCTCCCGAATGGCTTGGATACCGAGCACGTAAATCGTAGTCAAGGCGAGTAAAGCGAGAAGTAACCCTTGCAGATTGCCCTGTGCGATCAAATTATCGATCGACCATCCAATAAAGAATGGTCCAACAGCTTGAGATGCAGCACCAATCAACACGCACAATAATGCGATCGGAACTTGTTTTCGATAGGGTCGAACATATCGTAAAAATCGCCGCAGTGTAGACACTTGGCGGGTAGATTTTTCAGTTGCTCCAAAAGCACTGCTCATGTTGGTTTCACCTGAGATTCTAAAATCGCGCTGTACAATGGGCTGTTTCGCATAAGTTCTTCATGGGTTCCCTGTGCGACGAGCAACCCTTGATCCATCAGTAAAATACGATCGGCATTGCGAACGGTTGTAATCCGCTGCGCGATGACAAAGGCAGTACAAGTTTTTTGCTCCATCAAATCATCGAGTGCTGTTTGAATCTGTGTAGCAGTTTTCGCATCGACGGCGGAAGTACTATCATCGAGAATCAGAATGTGGTAGTTGGTTAGCAACGTGCGTGCGATCGCAATTCGCTGGCGCTGTCCTCCGGATAATCCAACTCCCCGCTCGCCCACTACCGTGTCATAGCCTTCTGGAAGCTCTGAAATAAAGTCATGAATTTGGGCTGTTTTCGCTGCTTCAATGATTTCTGCAAGGGTCGCATCCGGCTTTGCATACGCAATATTTTCTCGCAATGTCCCTGAGAACAAAGTTGTTTCTTGAAACACAATGCCAATGTGCGATCGCAGACTCATCAGGTTAAATTCTCGAACATCATGCCCATCAATGCGGACTGCACCTTCGGTTGGATCATAGAATCGAGGGAGCAAATTGACGATCGTGCTTTTTCCTGATCCAGTCATGCCGAGAATTGCAATCAATTCGTTCGGCTTCGTTTCAAAAGAAACATTTTTCAAGGCTTCGACTGTCGCGCCTGGATAGCGAAATGACACATTCTCAAATGTAATCCTGCCCCCACAAGTCCGAAACGGAATCGCATTCGGTCGATCGCGAATTTCGACTTCTGCATCCAGCACTTCATAGACGCGTTGGGCAGAAGCTGCGGCTTGAGCGATCGCAGGTGCAGCAAATCCAATGAGTAAAATCGGCTGAAGAATGAAGAGTAGGTATGAGTTAAATGCAACGAGTTCACCGATGGAAAATTGTTGGCGAATCACCTGTGCGCCGCCATAGCCAATGACCACAACTGTAATCAAATTGCTGAGCAGAAAAATGATTGGAAACGTGTTCCGAATCGCATACAGCGTTTTCATGCTGACTGCAATCAGTTCATTGTTCAATGCAGTGTAGCGAGTTGCCTCTTGGGACTCCCGCACAAAAGCTTTGACAGCCCGCACACCGATTAGATTTTCTTGCAAAACAGCATTGAGGTCGCCGAGTTGCTCTTGGACTCGCTGAAACACACTGCCATTCCGAGTGAAAAACCGCGTCAATATCCAAGCCGCGATCGGCAAAACTGCGAGCGTCATCAGCGCTAATTGCCAATTCATAATCAGCAAAATCGTTGAAATCGTGACAAGCGTGATGACGGCTCCAATGACTTGAATCAAGCTTGTGCCAATAAACGACCGAATCTGCTCGATGTCGCTCGTCGCTCGGGTGAGCAGTTGTGAGGTTTGCGCGCGATCATGATAGCTAAAACTCAGCGTTTCCAGCTTAATAAAAAGCTGATTGCGTAGATCATACGCCACGCCTTGTGAAGTCGATTCTGACCAGAATGTTTGCCCAAAGTTAAACAATCCGC is part of the Leptolyngbya boryana PCC 6306 genome and harbors:
- a CDS encoding ABC transporter ATP-binding protein, yielding MKSRITLTQSQDNSSIAALQRVLQGLRSHRYVALGAVLSLILLTIATAVTPQIFRWGIDQGIAAKNSTVVWESAALMVVAALARGLFNFGQTFWSESTSQGVAYDLRNQLFIKLETLSFSYHDRAQTSQLLTRATSDIEQIRSFIGTSLIQVIGAVITLVTISTILLIMNWQLALMTLAVLPIAAWILTRFFTRNGSVFQRVQEQLGDLNAVLQENLIGVRAVKAFVRESQEATRYTALNNELIAVSMKTLYAIRNTFPIIFLLSNLITVVVIGYGGAQVIRQQFSIGELVAFNSYLLFILQPILLIGFAAPAIAQAAASAQRVYEVLDAEVEIRDRPNAIPFRTCGGRITFENVSFRYPGATVEALKNVSFETKPNELIAILGMTGSGKSTIVNLLPRFYDPTEGAVRIDGHDVREFNLMSLRSHIGIVFQETTLFSGTLRENIAYAKPDATLAEIIEAAKTAQIHDFISELPEGYDTVVGERGVGLSGGQRQRIAIARTLLTNYHILILDDSTSAVDAKTATQIQTALDDLMEQKTCTAFVIAQRITTVRNADRILLMDQGLLVAQGTHEELMRNSPLYSAILESQVKPT
- a CDS encoding phosphotransferase — protein: MSIAIQDPFHILADPKLSFLATAFDPVQVQQQFQTQLFYRSERLKAIEIQAIRVIRYKPQRRCLIEYDVLIEHAGEVRSMTWIAKVRSKKLDRSCYRLQQLLWDHGFGQDSTDGISVPEPIGVVPQWRMWLQCKVPGILATEVISTAAGTELAKGIADAAHKLHRAWILPKRCHGIEEEMAILHDRLSRVIVQYPHWQTRLEQVLAQCDRLASSISSNLICGIHRDFYPDQVLVDGSRLYLLDFDLFAGGDRELDIGNFNGHLIEQSLRLLGDPNALATQQAALSDRFIQISGEATHHAIEVYTTLTLVRHIYLSTQFPERQPFTEAILEHCEHRLKQPSLVLR
- a CDS encoding ABC transporter ATP-binding protein encodes the protein MSSAFGATEKSTRQVSTLRRFLRYVRPYRKQVPIALLCVLIGAASQAVGPFFIGWSIDNLIAQGNLQGLLLALLALTTIYVLGIQAIREQIVRVGWIVQHVLAQLRQDIFTKVQSLPLSYFDRSEAGDLMSRLLNDVSTVNQAFGQTIAQMLGNLFSLIGIIIAMLSINLQLGLVSNFVVPLMILTTALFSRWARSRFRVTRKTIGELSTKLEEDIGSVREAQAFNRVQLNIDEFDQLNAANRDANIEAVAITAAFLPSIDFLNTLATAGVLAYGGYLAVSGQATVGVVTAFLIYVQQFFRPIQILSQFYTQAQSALAGLERIFSLLDEPSQLNDAPNAIEMPPIQGEVKFQNVAFGYTPNQRVLNQVNLLAKPGQTIALVGATGAGKSTIINLILRFYDVTEGAVLIDGIDVRSVTQASLRRQIGIVLQDTVLFSGTVAENIAFGRPDATHAEIESAAQIANVHELITTLPKGYSTYLGERGAMLSQGQRQLISIARAVLIQPRILILDEATSSIDTRTEALVQDAIARLLQNRTSFVIAHRLSTVTQADQVLVVQGGQIVEHGTHQELLDQQGIYANLYALQLGSTTPVNTAP
- a CDS encoding class I SAM-dependent methyltransferase, whose amino-acid sequence is MREPPSTVQAIYDKSAPSWVRHEPTILSDFTARPPTLDFCGNVTGKRVLDLGCGEGYCARQLKERGAASVFGIDISPEMIERAQIQERQSPLGIQYQAGSATDLKALKTESFDLAVAVFLFNYLSIDEMLCVMQEVHRLLIVGGDFIFVVPHPMLAFTHRQSAPFYFDSESQGYFSGRDHAFTGKIWRRDGIALDVRSFHKVFSDYFTALKTAGFTAMPELQELTVTPELLELDSSFFEPVVDIPLHLLMRVTRSS
- a CDS encoding TenA family transcriptional regulator — encoded protein: MHNALPPFKRTILKFNREVGQSVVSIRQDLASVESGACEPPSTPAEARMALNQFMQSHPFWQNSLFQACRSGSLSQSDFQLIFAQYSLYSQNFTRYLAGLMANMEFDALRVKLIDNLWEESGGTNPDERHTEIFHQFLREGLNVDTSQIQYLDSTVLFVKEYLDFCLRSSASLSSAFLSLGTEAIVPRMYGIFVEGLLKAGIPETHLYFFKLHMEVDDAHAETLEEIMMAYSDKPYWFIQCQQSIDFALSLRMRFFEQLYLYIS
- a CDS encoding TauD/TfdA family dioxygenase translates to MIQSLTKAQNQVDLIRDQDWTRADMLRSSQWQLTIPAVVFQEFHRASADPSAGLQHLDQLARTIQQELFDGSGIVLLRGVPLNFSELVCRNFYLALGQRIGKPIDRYGLVYDVTDLGRSYQTSRIPISQTNAETSFHTDSSAIDCLPDVVGLMCLRPALSGGESQVVSVPAVYQRLAASDPKVISLLHQDYIRDIVTPGSVFSLENLRKNQFPIFSHQGRRGLTFRYMRYWIERGHQKAGALLDAAQTAAFDALDRTLCAEDLVLQFKLEARDILWVNNFKVAHNRTNYQDYAEPDQKRLLLRMWLEQV
- a CDS encoding Uma2 family endonuclease, with product MVASPQFSLSPEEYLEWEERQEIRYEYLEGEVYPMTGGTLPYSEIAVNFVTVLKSHLRGHGCRVFSSDAKVRISEKGPFFYPDATVTCDERDRTALKFAEHPCMIAEVLSPTTESYDRGKKFAKYRQLKSLKEYVLISSDTINVEIFRLNEKEKWELTAYAEGDEIELTSINYKFPIELLYEDIMLVPAEEEESRSLILEVQDL
- a CDS encoding response regulator, translated to MLQSRQENNSLYITLAIAFAIAATLLYPGLAQNLLTAAGFIPHGHCYLWKPELVWLHVATDTIIGICYVAISATLAYLVYRTRREIPFHWIFLVFGAFIVACGATHFMEVVTLWNPMYWLSGDIKLLTALASISAALTLPPLVPRVENLLKMLKLAEERRQQLEVAQQNNAAQTWLKSNVAELSQRLQGQRDLTSTAASVLSHFCSLVEAQQGVFYWLEQDSGVPVLKLVGSYASQASAQLKPQLQLGEGLIGQCAIDKKSLLLSDIPSDYLQISSGLGNASPRQLIVLPVLFESEVVAVIELASFQPFSEISLTFLDEASKILGVVLTTIAATARTTELLAQSQALTQELQRQQTELQDTNCRLEEQAEELKVSEAQLREQQEELQQTNEQLQELNVELEEKAAQLALSSRYKSEFLANMSHELRTPLNSLLILANLLSENRDGNLTAKQVEYSQTIYAAGNDLLDLINDILDLAKIESGKLSIELQPISFPNLKIALEQIFQQVALSKGLDFTIALDPHLPTNFTTDPKRLQQILRNLLSNAFKFTQRGSIEISIAAESSEIAFSVKDTGIGIPAHKQTAIFEAFQQADGTTSRKYGGTGLGLSISRELAMLLGGRLTVTSQENQGSTFTLYLPIVETVQPAIVPETSERSMTRAVADDLASLQPEDAVLLIVEDDLNFAYSLLEIAHQQGFKGLIATQSDRALELLRQFQPVAMMLDVYLPDGNGLSILNYLRSNPQHDLPVYVLSGDDYLERSLQLGAIAYLQKPATLTALNEAFSILKQFLADRVKQLLIIEDDPTQAESLCELLKQDQVQIAIARSGVQALEMLQSTEFDCAVLDLMLPDRDGFELLEDIKTHYPTLAIVVYTAKELTLEEEARLKRLAETIIIKDARSPERLSDEMMLFLHQVQLKSVQSQSFTQSLQPSDAILVGKKVLIVDDDVRNIFAITSLLEEYDMEVLYAENGRTGLQVLNQNPDIHLVLMDIMMPEMDGYDATRAIRAQPRFKSLPIIALTAKAMKDDREQCLAAGASDYITKPLNLDQLISLLRVWLST